The Aptenodytes patagonicus chromosome 18, bAptPat1.pri.cur, whole genome shotgun sequence genome includes the window CAGGTCCCCAGTGCATTGGCATGGGGCTGCAGCCCCTGATGCTCTGGGGAACCAGCTGCCGCGCAAGGCCAGCCGTGAGTGCCAGCCTGCTCCTCCGGCAGTGCCAGAGCAGTGTCAGCAGGGTTTCAAGCCCATGCATGTCCTCAGAGACACCAGCAGCATCCCGCCCTAACAAGCGCTACAGCACCAAGGAGCTGGGCCAGCCTGTGGTGCCTCCTCACGCTGGCACTACCACCAGAGGTGGAGCCAGACCACTGAGCCACCCTCGCTCACAGGAGCGGTGGAATGGGACACCCTGGTAGCCCCATCCAAGCTCCCTAGTCCATGGCAGTGGCACGTGTGTCCCCCTTGCAGGACAGCACACAGCTGGGATGTGGGGGGAGACCAGGAGTCCTGGCTCCCAGGCCCGGCTCCACCACGCAGCGCTGCCAAGGCACTAGTGTTGGCACCACAGCAGGACTCATCTCAAAGCCAGCGTGCCAACCAGGGGAACCAGCTTTGCGTGGGGAGCACGCAGGAACCCCAAGCCTGCGCTCGCCTCTCCAAACAAGCACCAGCTCCACCACGCTGACAGCTTGGCATCCTCGGCTGCCCTCTGGGAATGCTGgcaaagcagcaggcagggcacacGGCCGGCTCCAGCCGACAGGAGACATGACGCCATCCCTTATCTCtccagggggaagggagggggcaaATTGCATCCTCCAGGCTCAGGTGCACCAGTGCCAGTAAAAGCTAATTTCCAGGAAGGTTCCCTTTACATTTGTCATTACTATTCATGCCACCATCAGGCTAAACAGTGAGTTAACCCTTTGAAGGGGGGACCGTGGTGGATGGTTCAAGGAGGAGGAATAATGCAGGTTTCCTCCTGGAAGAGTGCTTCCCACAGTGGTTTGAGATGGAGATGATGTTTCCCTGGAGATGTCTGAGAGGGAGCTGGGGCAGGTTTTCTCCTGCCCAACCACACTCGGCTCTGAactggggcaggggcagcacgCCGGGGACAGGGTGGTCAGGTGTGATGGGGACATGCCACCAGGAGACCCTCCAAGTGGTCCTGGTGGCAGGACCTGACCATCAACAGGCACATTACCTCACCCGCATCCTTGGCCACAAGCAGCGATCCTCACACACAGCCCTGAGTTACCTGTCCCCTGGGGACAGGTCTGCTCCTGGCAGGTGGCATCACCAGTGCCCATGCCATGGAGGGTCCCACAGTCCTCACATAGGGACCCTGCCAGCCCATCCCAGGGtcagcccttccctccccaggtCCTGTGCTGCTGCACCGGCTGACGCTCTCTCCTCCCCTGTACAGTTCTCCAAGGAGAAATACATCCTCGACTCGTCACCAGAGAAGCTTCACAAGGAGCTGGAAGAGGAGCTGAAGCTGAGCAGCACCGACCTGCGCAGCCATGCTTGGTACCATGGCCGCATCCCCCGGGAGGTGAGTAGGGGAAGGTGGGTGGCTCCAGGCACCTTTTTCTTGGTCTGCTCAGGGGAGAGCACCCCAAGGCCACACAGAACCACCAGCCTGTCCTCCTGGGAAGCCTCTGGGCGAGGGCTTCATTAGCTCTGAGCTGCCTGGTTTTGCCATGGGAAATGCCCTCCCGGGGCTCAGAGCCAGGGGCAAGGGGAATGAGCCAATGCCCCAGTCCATCCAGCATGACCGTGCCTGAGCtgctgccctgtcccctgccaggTGTCAGAGAGCCTCGTGCAGAGGAACGGCGACTTCCTCATCCGCGACTCACTCACCAGCCTGGGTGACTACGTGCTGACATGCCGCTGGCGCAACGAGCCTCTCCATTTTAAGATCAACAAGGTGACGGTCAAGTCCAGTGAGGGCCATACCCGCGTCCAGTACCTCTTTGAGCAGGAGAGTTTTGACAACGTGCCTGCCCTCGTCCGCTTCTACGTGGGCAACCGCAAGGCCATCTCCGAGCAGAGCGGAGCCATTGTCTACTGCCCCATCAACCGCACCTTGCCCCTGCGCTACCTGGAAGCCAGCTACGGGCTGGCCAACGGCAAGCATGGGggaccccacagccctgccacccaGAAAGGGGGGCACATCAAGAGGAGGAGCATCACCATGACGGACGGCCTGACAGCAGACAAGATCACCAGGGCTGAGGGGTGCCCGACCAGGTGAGCACATGGTCTCATCCCGGCTCAGCTGGGCAGAGGACCAGCCcctgggagagaggcagggccACACTCGGTCCCTGctccctgggtgcagggcaggggtTTGGGCTTGGGGATGGAAACTGTTCCCACTCAGGTGCGGAGAGAGACCAGCAAAGGTATGGGGGGAGGAACCGGTACCCAGCTGGAACTGGTGTTTTCTCCTAGGCCAGCTGCCAGCCACACTGAGCTACCGCAGCAGACACCCAGTGAGCAGACATGACTTTAGCATCGCAGGCCAGAAGCCAGAGGGTGTTTTACAATTACCCAGTCCAGGATTACCAGCATGTCAGGGCTTGTCAGAGCCAGGGAGCCAAGCTTTCCCAGGCAGATGCAAGGAGAAAGCCAGTCCCAGCCACCAAGAGGGCATTTGTTCGCTTGTTTTTAAAGGGCCCTTTTAGTTTTAGAGCCCTTTCTGTTCAGCTGGAGCATTTGCAAGGAGTTACCAAGCAGACCTGAAAGCCTGATGGGCAGGAGGAGACCGATGGAGCTGTGCTGATGGAGGTCTGCACAGCCCCCAGATGACAGCCTCCGCATGGCTGATCTGCTCACGTTAACCTTGGAGCAGTTGGGCTTCTCCGGAGGTGGAAAAGGAGATTTCTTTTGCACGGCTTGCTTTtggcagccccaggctgcccagaGCCCAGCAGGGAAGGTAGAGCCACACGTATATCCTCACATGCAGCAGCCGAGAGGGACCCATCTACTCCTGGCTCCCCAGCAGGACACAGCCTGTCCCACAGCCTGTCATTGAACCAAGCTGCTTTCCCACTGCCCTGACCTTCTCAGCCCAAGGGCAGGATGAGAACGCGCCAGCAGAAAACAGGCAACAAACTGTTACggcagggaaaaggaaaacactCAGAATTCCAGGAGAGCATATGTGTTTCCAAAAGAAGAGCCCAGATCCATCAGTCTTTCCTCACCACTCACATTTTCCCCAAACCCCTCATCACCACTGCTGCTCTCCCATCCTCCTCCCACAAAGGCACAGCGCTCAAGACTGAACACATCATGGCAGCCCAGCCCTTACCTGTGGCAGGGAGGACAGCAAATTACCTGCCATGCCTCCTTGCAATCCTCCCCATGCTCAGCCCACCCCAGACACAGCATCTCTTGCCACACCATTGACTCAGGGTGTTTGCATCAAGCCACAactgctgccccaccagcccAATACCTCCTTGCTTGCTATACAGCTCCTTGAGCACATGCACTGCAGCTCACTGACCCAGGCACCTCACTGCCTCCATCAGGCACCTGCTGGGCTCCGAGTCCAGCTTCCAGGCACTTTCCACCTCTCCTAAGCTTTGGGTTAGAGCAACAGCTAATCTAGCTGTCCTGACACAGCTCTCGGGTGGAAACGGAGTAACACATCCAGCATCAGATACCACCTTGCAGCACTACCCTAGAAAACTACCCCCCATGACTTTTTGTGCCAGACCCACTTCCCCACAGCACCCTGGAAAGCCTGGAGTCATCCCATCCCTCACCCCAAAGCAGTACCTGGgcatccctctcctctgctccccaggaCCAAGCTCCCTACAGGTAGGGCTGTCTCTGCTTTATATAGGTACTGACCCcttctgctcccagctgcctgcagggacTGCCTGCTCATTGCTCCAGCTGAGCTCGTTATGGGTTCAGCTCATTATGGGTAGTTGTGGAAGGAGGTGATGACCCAAGGGGAGGCGATGGGGCAGCAAACCCtcatcccagcccctctgcccttgCCCGGGCCCTGTTTTCAGGGACTAacctgccccatctgccccctccccagcgtGTCCCTGCCCCACCACAGAGACATCATTCGCAACTGTGCCGTCAGCGTGGACCAGatccaagacctgcactccccGATGTCCCCCATCTCCGAGAACCCAGCGTCACCCGCCTACAGCACGGGTAGGCATCGTCCCTCCATCTCACTGAGGACGGTGGGGATGTGGGTCAGGCTGGGCTTGGCATGGGTGTGATACAGGgacctggggagggggacagagctGGCTGGTAAAGACGAGCCCCTGCGTCACTCCCTGCTAGCGAAATCCCGTCCAGCTCTTTGCACGGCAAAGAAAACTGTCCTGACGGAGGGCTTGAGCTGAGGATGGCACCTCAGCCAGTCGTCGGCTGCATTGTCATGCAGCTGTCCTGGGACCAGCTGAGTCCATTCGGGCAGCAGGGCTTTCCCCAAGCTCTGCGTCCCCGGGCTGCTGCATCCGTGGTCCCTATGCATGTGTGTATCTCCGGGCTCTGGTAACAGGGTCTCTCCTGCTCCCTACAGTTACACGGCTAAAGCCGCAGGCCTGCCAAGCAGCCGGGATTGCCCCAGCCTCTCCGGTCATAAGAAGGTCCAGCGAGCCCCAGCTGTGCCCGGGGAACAACAGCAAACCTCTGCCAGACCCTGCCCACAGCACCCACTCGACTCCCTGCCACGGGTATGCCCgcgcctccccctctccctccgtCAACAGCTACAGCGACCCGGACACAGGGCATTACTGCCAGCTCCACCCCACCTCGCCCATCAGCAGAGACCGGCCAGCTCATGACACTAAGCAGCTGCCAACAAAGAGCTACGTGGAGAGGCTAAAggtggaggaaggacagagagggactGTGGAGAACGGCTCTGGGGAAGCAGAGGCAGGACAGAggctgaaaggagagctggactTCATGGGCTTTGTGCCCCCCACCATGGAGACAACCTCCTCCTTCAACCCTGCGGCCTTCCAGTCCCTGCTCATCCCCTTGGAGAACAAACCCCTGGAGATGGCTGTGCTCAAGAAGGTcaaagagctgctggcagaggtggACGTGAAGACGCTGGCCAAACACATCACCAAAGTGGACTGCCTGGTACGGCCAGGGCCAGGTGGGAGGGACAAGCACCGCTGCCTTCCAATCGCTCCAGGTCGGCAGGGGACCAGAGCAACCCCTGAGCATCGGGGCACCCCTGAGCGTTGGAGCATCCCTGCTGGGCTCTGCCACGCTGCATCAGCCggggcaggcagaggctgggctgAGGCAAGAGGTCTCAATTAACAAAGGTCTAATCAGCTCTCGCCTTTCTTGCCAGGTTGCCCGGATATTGGGTGTGACTGTGGAGATGCAGCGGCTCATGGGGGTGAGCTCCGGCATGGAGCTGCTCACCCTGCCCCACGGCCACCAGCTCCGCCTCGACCTCCTGGAACGGTACGGCATGCCACGGTGGAGGCAAGCCCACCGGGCTCCCCCGcatggcacagcccagctcccctggGGTGTCCCCAGCTTGGCACGCGGCGGGGGGGTCCACTGCACCTCCCGGGGTGGAGGAGGCCCGGCCGAGCCCCGGGAGCATCCCCAGTGTCCCTGTGCTGACCCCGCTCTGCATCTTGCCCCGAGGCAGGTTTCACACCATGTCCATCATGATCGCCGTGGACATCCTGGGCTGCACGGGCAGCATGGAGGAGCGGGCAGCCCTGCTCCACAAAACCATCCAGCTGGCCGCCGAGCTGAAGAGCACCATGGGGAACATGTTCAGTTTTGCAGCTGTGATGAACGCCCTGGAAATGACACAGGTACGGGGACGCACCCTTCGTCCTCGTGGCCTGGGCTCAGCCCCCTCGCCCAAAACACATCCCTCTCCCCGTGTCCTGCGGGCTCCGACACCCATTCGGGTGAGAGAAGGGGGAAAATGCCCAGGCAGTAGGCGTGGGGCCACATCCGCTGGAGTGTaagcagggaaggggaagagctgTCCCCTCCGTGGAGCAGACAGCCCGGTCCTGCCGGGATCCGATTGTTTTTCGGTggttgggctttttgttttgtgctgGGCTGTGTTCCTGGGAGGAAATGAATCTGCCCTCCGGTACAATACAAATCAGTCTCAAGGCTGTGGCAGCAGCGTCTCCGGGCCACACTGCTCCCTTTGGAAGATGAAAGGagattaaaattcaattttaaatcAAGCCCAGCTGGGAAGTCTTGCTTCCTGCCTGCACAAAGGAGGTGGAACAGCTGCCCCCTCCCTGCGTCTCATCTTCAAGGCCGCTGCTACGCAGGGAGGCTGCTGTCCtggggcacggggaggggggaaaaatgctGAACCCAGCCTCAGTGCCAGGCATGTGCTGTCTCTGGCCTTGAGCGCTGGTGGAGGAGGCTGttttggggagcagcaggcacTGCTGTGTGCAAAGCTGGGGGCCGTGGCTCTGGGGCCAGGCTGTGCCCCCCCTGGGAGCACCCTGCGAGCCCGGAGCTCAGTGCCTGGGGGCTgcgctgcccccagcaccctccaTCTGCCCCATCTACTTTCAGATCGCCCGGCTGGAGCAGACCTGGATAGTGCTGCGGCAGCGGCACACGGAGGGCGCGATCCTCTACGAGAAGAAGCTCAAGCCGTTCCTGAAGAGCCTGAACGAAGGGAAAGGTAACGGGAGCAACTCCCCTTCTCTCGCCTGCCTGCTCCTTCCCGCTTCGTCTGGGCATGGCCTCGCTGGAGGGGGACGTGTTTGAGAGCTCTGACCCCCTCCCAGCCAGTGCCAGATGCTTCCCCTCTGGCTGCTGAACCGCCCCAGCACCCGGCAGGGCCCGTTTGGCCTCAGCTGCCCCTTCCTTCTAAAGGAAGCATTTCATAACTAAATAAAACCAGTGGCTGGGCACAAAACCAACTCAGTTGAGCCAAACCCTCGCGCTTGCATGACAGTGCGTGCCAAGCCGAGGGGACAGGGCGGCCAGTCGGGGAAGATGAAAAGCCACGTCTCTCAACACCCAGCGCTCTGGGCTCTGCAAACCTGCTCTGCATCGCAGCCCTGGGAAACGCGGACGCAGCCGGAGCAGGGACAGCAGCGTTCCGCTCCCGGCACAACCAgaaagcccagctgggaggagCTGGTGTTGAACGAGGCGATGGCCCCAGGCACAGCGATCGCAGAGCCATAGCTGCTGCTGTGCTACAGCCGCTGCTGTGCTACAGCTGAGCCTTAAAGCCTCTCCTGAGAGCATGGCGGCAGCCTGGCTTCACGGGGTTGTGTGGCCACGCGACTGCTTTGTGGGGCCGGGGCAGATGGGGAGGGGAACGCAGGGACACGGGGCCACGTGGGGTCCTCAGGGTGCCTCTCTCCACAGAAGGGCCGCCGCTGACCAACACCACCTTTCCCCACATCATGCCCCTTGTGACTCTCCTGGAGCGGGATGAGGCTCTCACGGACAGCCCCGAGCCCTGGGAGACCACCGACAATGGCGTGGAGGTGGTCATGGCCCACCTGGAGGCGGCGCGGATGGTGGCCCACCATGGCGGGCTCTACCACACCAATGCTGAGGTGAAGCTGCAGGGTAAGCGATGGGGACAGCAGAGCCCCTTTCCCTCTGCCGCATTCCCAGtgtgcagctccagcccagcaccagaCGGAGCATCCCACGGACGCAGGGTCCCCATCCCATCCTGGGGGACTGACTCTCCCTCTCTGCAGGTTTCCAGGGCAGAGCGGAGCTGCTGGAGGTCTTCAGCACCGAGTTCCAGCTGCGGCTGCTCTGGGGCAGCCGCGGGGCCGAGAGCAGCCAGGCCGAGCGCTACGAGAAGTTCGACAAGGTCCTCACCGCCCTGTCCCACAAGCTGGAGCCGGCGGTGCGCTTCAGTGAGCTGTAACCCCCCCGGGCTCTGGGGGGAgaccccccagctcccagcctgcccccgccccccagcGGCTGTGGGGCGAGGGATGGGGCCAGGCACCCAacaccaggaggaggagagatggcCCAGAAAGGCGCTGGGGCACGGATCAGCAATTCTgagacaaagaggaggaaaagcagccaCCTCCTCAGGACAGGACAGACCAGGGGGATGGGGACAGTGTCTGGGCAGGCCGGCACCGGTGTCCACCATCCGGCCCCGCCGAGGCCCATGACTACACGGTGCCCCTCACCTCGCCCTTCAGTTTCGTTTCTTTTCCATCTCCATCTTGCCCACGGCCGCTGGATCCCGCTTGTAAATACGTTTTCACGATCACTTCTCGATGTACAGACTCATGAAGGACGGTTCTTGTTGTAAATAATTAGGCTCATCCGTTTCGTCTTGTAAATACGTGTACATATCTCATGGGTTTGGTTCTTACATACAATAAACTTTTATGCTGTTCCTCAAGGGATCCCCTCTCCCGTGGGTGTCATTTAAAcgaggccccggccccccccgggagAGCGGGGCCCAGGGAAGCGCTGGTGAGGGGGACCACCATGCTGaacccagccctgcctggcccccgGACCTCCGTGGTGGCCCCATGACAGCCCTTCGCTGGAAGGGCTGTATGGTTGCCCTGACCCCCCCCTCTGCAAGGGTAGACCGGGGTTCCCAAAGCACCAgccgagccccagccccgccgcgggaCCGGCCCCGAGCGGGGCACCGagccccggcccgcggcggggggcggggcaaTACGGGCACGGCTCCGCCCCCGCGTTCGCTGACCGCGCCCCTTTCCCCGTAGCCCCGCCCCcgcgcggggcacgccgggagctgtagtgcGGGCGGTGCCGGAGCGGGCGGCCGCCATGGcccccggagcggcggcggcgctggccctggcgctgctgctggcggccgccgcccgccccgccgccgccgcctgggaCCTGTGGGCGCTGCGCTGCGGCTTCTCGGCGGACTGCGAGTGCGGCTTCGGGCCCGACCTGCGCGGtcagcgggggcggcgggccgggggcgagGGGGAGAGGGGGCGCCCCCGAGGAGAGGGGCCCTGAGGcgcggggtgccggggggggccCTGAGGCGCGGGGATCCGGGGAGCCTCTGAGGACGGGGACTCCGAGGCCAGGGAGGCGGCGGGCAAGGGGGTCCCGGCGGCCAGGGCGTCTCCAGGAGACCCTTCCCCGGGGGCCATGCCCGGAGCGGGGCGCAGAGGGGACTCTGGGCCTCCCCACCCCGCGGAGGGGCAGGACTGGGCGGCAGGGCCGTTCCGCAGCCTGGGCTGGCTGGCAGAGAGGGCCCGAGGAAGCAGCCCTCGGAGAGGGCTCAGCCGCAGACGAGCTGTTTCAACCTGGCATTTTCTAAGACTTGATTTGACTTTGCTTCAGGTCTGGAGTGTGACTTGGCCATGAATCTGGTGGGGCAGCCCCTGGTGAGGCAGCAGGTGATGAAGGGAGTGAGGGAGTTCCTGGAGAACCGGAATCCGGTGAAACCCCTCGTGATGTCCTTCCACGGCTCAACTGGAACAGGCAAAACCTACGTGAGCTCCATGCTCATCCGCTACCTCTTCCAGGGTGGGCTGCAGAGCCCCTACGTTCACCAGTTCTCTCCGATAGTGCACTTCCCCCATGCTGAGCGGATCGAGCAGTACAAGGTAAGGGATGCCTCTCAGCACAGTGCTACTtgattgggggtttttttggttatgtCTATCTTGATCCTCAGTACATACACGTTCCGGCTGTTTCCTGAAGTGCAGTAGGAATAAAAGCTCTTTGTTTTACCCTCTCAAACACGGCTGAGTGAGTGGCTCCACACACTGGCTGAAGGATCTACTAGTAACTGTGATATACTCTGGCACTCAGTTATCACTTTCATCTTCCCCACAGCAGTCCTTGTCGTGATCATGTTCTCATTCCTTAAATATTTACACAGCCCTTTGAATGCACAAACAAAAGTGCTTTGCTTAGATGAAAGGCACTAAAATTCTCCCATTGCTTTCCAAACAGCTTGATGGCTGTGAAAACCTGCGTATCGCTAGACTTGTAATCCCCTCCTCACACAGCAAGCAGCTCCTGAACAGCAGCTCTAGGCTATTAACTGTGCTACTCTGTCTCTTAAagctgagaaagggaagaaatcaaCCTGTGAAGGTTAGTTGCCAAACCCTCAGCAGAGTGGGGAATCAGCGCACCTGGACGTTTGCTTTCTGGGTGTTTGGAGAAGTTATTTGTTGTATTGTGTCCTTAGAAGAAATACTCTCAGGAAGGTAGAACCCATGCTGGGTGAAGTTATACATGCCCCCAGGTGACATGAGTGGTTTTGCATGGGTTGGCATCTACACTGAAGTAACTTCAGCTGTGGTAAAGAGCCAGAGCTCTTCTGGGTCAGCACAGGCACGTGTTCTGGCACCAGGACAGGAGCTGGCAAAAAGCACTCAGTAGCTGGGAACTATAGATAGACAGTGAAAGAAGAACGTGGGGAACTGTAGGAGTCTGAATCCCCAGCTTTAGTTTGCTGCCTCTGTCTTTAAATCCGTAATAAAAGATCTATGATGGGCTAATAAAGCTGGTAACAGGCACTGTGCGAAACCCAGAATACAGGAGgcctctccagagctgcctgttCCTGCTCCGAGTAGGTGGTGCTGTGCAGGGAGAAGCTGCTTTCAGCGCCTTCAACTCCGCTTCAGCTCAGGACTCAGCTTTTGCTCTGAGGTAGCTCGAGTCTCCCTCGCCGCCCTCGGTATCTCGCTGCCTTACGGCTTGGCGGGTATTTTTCCTAGGAAAGCCTGAAGCGCTGGATTCAAGGGAACTTGACAAACTGTGGACGGTCGGCCTTTCTCTTTGACGAGATGGACAAGATGCACCCGGGCCTGATCGACGTGATCATACCGTTCCTGGGACCCTCGTGGGTTGTGTACGGGACCAACTACCGCAAAGCGATCTTCATCTTCGTAAGGTAAGAGAGGCCCCTCTGTGGCATCACGGGGCCTTCCAGCGCACCGCTTCTCATTTGGGCAGAGGTCATACCTACTTCAGAGCACACgctcattttgcttttccttctccaagcCTTGAGCCTCCGCAAATACCAAAAGACACTATTTCATTGTGAGTAGACAGACCTGGAGAGTCTGAAAAAGCTCTCCTGCCCCTGGTACTTGGCTGCCTTCACAGGAGTCATTTTAGGCCAGGCAGCTGGGAGATCCCGGCTTGCACTCGTGCAGGCTGGAGGGTGCCAGATGCCACCTCTGTCCTGCAACACCATTTTCCTGGATACACGCCGAATAAGCATCTCATTCTTGTGCAGCAACGCAGGAGGGGAACAGATCAACGACATGACGCTGGATCTCTGGCGTGCCCGCAAGGACCGGGAGGAGATCAGCCTGCGGGACCTGGAGCAGGCCATCTCCAAAGCCGTGTTTGAAAACCCTCAGAGTGAGTCCGTGGAGCAGAGCCCTTCCTGCAGGGTCAGAGCCCGGCAGAGGGAGCCAGGCCCATTCCAGGCAGCCACCGACACCGCCTGCCACCTCCCAGGCAGCCAGAAAGGGACGAGGGGGTTTTGAGGGAAGGGAACTGCGATCCCCTCGAGGTTTCCTGGCGAAGGGAAGGAATAGCCCGGCCTTCCAAGCCAGCAGGCCTGTTGCAACGTTTAGCAGAGTTCTTTGGAGACAAGGTGTATTCACAGTTGGGGGATGGCA containing:
- the SH2D3C gene encoding SH2 domain-containing protein 3C isoform X1, whose protein sequence is MTAVGRRFPTLGQGSHHDGLESGSEYVKFSKEKYILDSSPEKLHKELEEELKLSSTDLRSHAWYHGRIPREVSESLVQRNGDFLIRDSLTSLGDYVLTCRWRNEPLHFKINKVTVKSSEGHTRVQYLFEQESFDNVPALVRFYVGNRKAISEQSGAIVYCPINRTLPLRYLEASYGLANGKHGGPHSPATQKGGHIKRRSITMTDGLTADKITRAEGCPTSVSLPHHRDIIRNCAVSVDQIQDLHSPMSPISENPASPAYSTVTRLKPQACQAAGIAPASPVIRRSSEPQLCPGNNSKPLPDPAHSTHSTPCHGYARASPSPSVNSYSDPDTGHYCQLHPTSPISRDRPAHDTKQLPTKSYVERLKVEEGQRGTVENGSGEAEAGQRLKGELDFMGFVPPTMETTSSFNPAAFQSLLIPLENKPLEMAVLKKVKELLAEVDVKTLAKHITKVDCLVARILGVTVEMQRLMGVSSGMELLTLPHGHQLRLDLLERFHTMSIMIAVDILGCTGSMEERAALLHKTIQLAAELKSTMGNMFSFAAVMNALEMTQIARLEQTWIVLRQRHTEGAILYEKKLKPFLKSLNEGKEGPPLTNTTFPHIMPLVTLLERDEALTDSPEPWETTDNGVEVVMAHLEAARMVAHHGGLYHTNAEVKLQGFQGRAELLEVFSTEFQLRLLWGSRGAESSQAERYEKFDKVLTALSHKLEPAVRFSEL
- the SH2D3C gene encoding SH2 domain-containing protein 3C isoform X2, yielding MTERCSLWSALSAAACCFYRGSFMQVQFSKEKYILDSSPEKLHKELEEELKLSSTDLRSHAWYHGRIPREVSESLVQRNGDFLIRDSLTSLGDYVLTCRWRNEPLHFKINKVTVKSSEGHTRVQYLFEQESFDNVPALVRFYVGNRKAISEQSGAIVYCPINRTLPLRYLEASYGLANGKHGGPHSPATQKGGHIKRRSITMTDGLTADKITRAEGCPTSVSLPHHRDIIRNCAVSVDQIQDLHSPMSPISENPASPAYSTVTRLKPQACQAAGIAPASPVIRRSSEPQLCPGNNSKPLPDPAHSTHSTPCHGYARASPSPSVNSYSDPDTGHYCQLHPTSPISRDRPAHDTKQLPTKSYVERLKVEEGQRGTVENGSGEAEAGQRLKGELDFMGFVPPTMETTSSFNPAAFQSLLIPLENKPLEMAVLKKVKELLAEVDVKTLAKHITKVDCLVARILGVTVEMQRLMGVSSGMELLTLPHGHQLRLDLLERFHTMSIMIAVDILGCTGSMEERAALLHKTIQLAAELKSTMGNMFSFAAVMNALEMTQIARLEQTWIVLRQRHTEGAILYEKKLKPFLKSLNEGKEGPPLTNTTFPHIMPLVTLLERDEALTDSPEPWETTDNGVEVVMAHLEAARMVAHHGGLYHTNAEVKLQGFQGRAELLEVFSTEFQLRLLWGSRGAESSQAERYEKFDKVLTALSHKLEPAVRFSEL
- the TOR2A gene encoding prosalusin isoform X1, which gives rise to MAPGAAAALALALLLAAAARPAAAAWDLWALRCGFSADCECGFGPDLRGLECDLAMNLVGQPLVRQQVMKGVREFLENRNPVKPLVMSFHGSTGTGKTYVSSMLIRYLFQGGLQSPYVHQFSPIVHFPHAERIEQYKESLKRWIQGNLTNCGRSAFLFDEMDKMHPGLIDVIIPFLGPSWVVYGTNYRKAIFIFVSNAGGEQINDMTLDLWRARKDREEISLRDLEQAISKAVFENPQSGFWKSGIINEHLIDFVVPFLPLKRHHVKQCVVGELVQQGLEVRPGVVQEVADSIPYFPEEEKIFSSTGCKTVASRISFFF
- the TOR2A gene encoding prosalusin isoform X2, encoding MNLVGQPLVRQQVMKGVREFLENRNPVKPLVMSFHGSTGTGKTYVSSMLIRYLFQGGLQSPYVHQFSPIVHFPHAERIEQYKESLKRWIQGNLTNCGRSAFLFDEMDKMHPGLIDVIIPFLGPSWVVYGTNYRKAIFIFVSNAGGEQINDMTLDLWRARKDREEISLRDLEQAISKAVFENPQSGFWKSGIINEHLIDFVVPFLPLKRHHVKQCVVGELVQQGLEVRPGVVQEVADSIPYFPEEEKIFSSTGCKTVASRISFFF